From the genome of Motacilla alba alba isolate MOTALB_02 chromosome 13, Motacilla_alba_V1.0_pri, whole genome shotgun sequence, one region includes:
- the AFF4 gene encoding AF4/FMR2 family member 4, giving the protein MNREDRNVLRMKERERRNQEIQQGDEAFPPNSPLFAEPYKVTSKEDKLSSRIQSMLGNYDEMTDLIGDRPLQKIVAIPKPSVPAAPDDKPTPGFFGEQRHGAGSHQSSKWTPVGPAPSTSAQSQKRSQGLGGHGQRSGGGAAGAGTRHERDSYGGGGGRKKGQHGSEHSKGRSGSPGKPPAVSSLASGHSRAHGEHHGKEHQRSKSPRDAEPSWDSPSRVPSFASGQHSNQSFPPSLMSKSSSMLQKPTAYVRPMDGQESMEPKLSSEHYSGQSHGSGVNELKPSSKAHLTKLKIPSQPLDASASGEVSCVDEILKEMTHSWPPPLTAIHTPCKTEPSKFPFPTKESQQSSFGTGEQKRYNPSSKTSNGHQSKSCESNQTDMLKDDLKLSSSEDSDGEQDCDKTVPRSTPGSNSEPSQHNSEGADNSRDDSSSHSGSESSSGSDSESESSSSDSEANEPSQSASPEPEPPPTNKWQLDNWLNKVNSHKVSPASSVDSNIPSSQGYKKEGRDQGTGSGYTDQGGSKDSISSTPGRDSKPTQKGSESSRGRQKSPAQSDSSTQRRTVGKKQPKKAEKTSVEEPRGGLKIESETPVDMATNIPSNRHKAATKGSRKPNIKKEPKSSPRPTTEKKKYKASSKSAQKSREFIETDTSSSDSDENESLPPSSQTPKYSESNRTPVKSSMEEDDSFFRQRMFSPMEEKELLSPLSDPDERYPLIVKIDLSLLSRIPGKPYKDSEGAKAEKKSAPEKHARDAPKLPSDKSSTKGKRKHKQNEDENRASESKKTKLEEKAPSGHKNSSSRESSKPSAVKEKDLLPSPAAPALQKDSKQEHSSRKRTVSQSSSLKSSSNPGKESSSGSKSSSSSKQKKTEGKGSSSAKEAKEKILNNSSSCPPASAQATESVKSRRAKLVFDDRTYSADHYLQEAKKLKHNADALSDRFEKAVYYLDAVVSFIECGNALEKNAQESKSPFPMYSETVELIKYTMKLKNYLAPDATAADKRLAVLCLRCQALLYLRLFKLKKESALKYSKTLTEHLKNCYNNSQAPSPGMGSKPVGMPSPVSPKLSPGNSGNYSSGAANPSGSGSSVTIPQRIHQMAASYVQVTSNFLYATEIWEQAEQLSREQKEFFAELDKVMGPLVFNTSIMTELVRYTRQGLHWLRLDAK; this is encoded by the exons ATGAACCGTGAAGACCGGAATGTGCTGCGtatgaaagaaagggaaaggcgAAATCAAGAAATTCAGCAGGGCGACGAAGCCTTCCCACCCAACTCTCCTCTCTTTGCTGAGCCGTACAAAGTG ACCAGCAAAGAGGACAAGCTGTCGAGCCGCATCCAGAGCATGCTGGGGAACTATGACGAGATGACAGATCTCATCGGGGACCGGCCGCTCCAGAAGATCGTGGCCATCCCCAAGCCCTCTGTCCCCGCGGCGCCCGATGACAAACCCACGCCCGGCTTCTTCGGCGAGCAGCGGCACGGCGCGGGCTCCCACCAGAGCAGCAAATGGACCCCGGTGGGGCCGGCCCCCAGCACCTCGGCCCAGTCCCAGAAGcgctcccaggggctggggggccaCGGGCAGCGCTccgggggcggcgcggccggcgcGGGGACCCGCCACGAGCGCGACTCCtacggcggcggcggcggccgcaaGAAGGGCCAGCACGGCTCCGAGCACTCCAAGGGCCGCTCCGGCAGCCCCGGGAAGCCGCCGGCCGTGTCCTCGCTGGCCTCCGGCCACTCCCGAGCCCACGGCGAGCACCACGGCAAGGAGCACCAGCGCTCCAAGTCGCCCCGCGACGCCGAGCCCAGCTGGGACTCTCCCTCCCGCGTGCCCTCGTTCGCCAGCGGGCAGCACTCGAACCAGTCCTTCCCCCCCTCGCTGATGTCCAAGTCCAGTTCGATGTTACAGAAACCCACTGCCTACGTCAGGCCGATGGACGGGCAGGAGTCCATGGAGCCAAAGCTATCCTCGGAACACTACAGCGGCCAGAGCCACGGCAGCGGCGTCAACGAGCTGAAGCCCAGCAGCAAGGCGCACCTGACCAAGCTGAAAATTCCTTCTCAGCCGCTGGAT GCATCAGCCTCTGGTGAGGTGAGCTGCGTGGATGAAATCCTAAAA GAGATGACCCACTCCTGGCCTCCTCCACTGACTGCCATCCACACCCCCTGCAAAACTGAACCCTCCAAATTCCCCTTTCCAACCAAG GAGTCTCAGCAGTCCAGTTTTGGCACTGGAGAACAGA AACGATACAATCCCTCATCCAAAACATCCAATGGGCATCAATCCAAATC ATGTGAATCGAACCAGACAGA TATGTTGAAAGATGACTTAAAACTCAGCAGTAGTGAAGACAGCGATGGAGAGCAG GACTGCGATAAGACAGTGCCAAGGAGCACACCTGGAAG TAATTCTGAGCCTTCCCAGCACAACAGTGAGGGAGCAGATAACTCCAGGGATGACTCGAGCAGCCACAGCGGCTCCGAGAGCAGCTCCGGCTCCGACTCGGAGAGCGAGAGCAGCTCCAGCGACAGCGAGGCCAACGAGCCCTCCCAGAGTGCATCCCCCGAG cCAGAGCCACCGCCCACAAACAAGTGGCAGCTGGATAACTGGTTGAACAAAGTGAATTCCCATAAAGTGTCACCAGCTTCTTCCGTGGACAGCAATATCCCTTCTTCCCAAGGCTACAAGAAAGAGGGACGGGATCAGGGTACAGGGAGTGGGTACACTGATCAAGGTGGATCCAAGGACTCCATTTCTTCTACACCAGGGAGAGATTCCAAACCCACCCAGAAGGGCTCGGAGAGCAGTCGTGGGAGGCAGAAATCACCTGCCCAGAGCGACAGCTCGACTCAGAGGAGgactgtggggaaaaaacagcccaagaaagcagaaaagacatCTGTGGAAGAGCCCAGAGGAGGTCTTAAAATAGAAAGCGAAACCCCAGTAGACATGGCAACAAACATCCCTTCAAACAGGCACAAGGCAGCCACCAAAGGCTCCAGGAAACCCAATATAAAGAAGGAGCCCAAGTCTTCCCCTCGACCtacaacagagaaaaagaaatacaaggcTTCAAGCAAATCTGCCCAGAAATCCAGGGAATTCATCGAAACAGATACCTCATCCTCTGATTCAGATGAAAATGAGAGTCTGCCTCCTTCCTCACAAACACCCAAATACTCTGAGAGCAATAGGACTCCTGTTAAATCTTCCATGGAGGAGGATGACAGCTTTTTCCGGCAAAGAATGTTCTCTCCTATGGAAGAGAAAGAGCTTCTGTCCCCGCTGAGTGATCCTGATGAAAGGTACCCACTCATTGTGAAGATTGACCTGAGCCTCTTATCCAGGATACCGGGGAAGCCTTACAAGGACTCAGAGGGAGCCAAGGCGGAGAAGAAGAGCGCTCCGGAGAAACACGCCCGCGACGCCCCCAAGCTGCCCTCGGACAAGAGCTCCACCAAGGGCAAGAGGAAACACAAACAG AACGAGGATGAAAACAGAGCCAGTGAAAGCAAGAAAAcgaaactggaagaaaaagctCCCTCAGGACACAagaattccagcagcaggga GTCTTCAAAGCCAAGTGCTGTTAAAGAGAAGGATTTGctgccctcccctgctgccccagccctgcagaaggattccaagcaggagcacagctccaggaagaGAACAGTCAGTCAGTCCTCATCCCTAAAATCCAGCAGCAACCCAGgcaaggagagcagcagtggcagcaagagcagctcctcttccaAGCAGAAGAAGACAGAGGGGAAGGGGTCCAGCAGTGCCAAGGAAGCCAAG GAAAAGATCCTGAACAATTCCTccagctgccctcctgcctctgctcaggcCACGGAAAGTGTGAAGTCGAGGAGAGCAAAGCTTGTTTTTGATGATAG GACGTACTCAGCTGATCACTATTTGCAGGAAGCAAAGAAGCTGAAACACAACGCGGACGCTTTG tCGGACAGGTTCGAGAAGGCCGTGTACTACCTGGATGCTGTGGTGTCCTTCATTGAGTGTGGGAATGCATTGGAGAAAAACGCTCAGGAATCCAAGTCCCCGTTCCCTATGTACTCAGAAACTGTGGAATTAATCAA gTACACTATGAAACTGAAGAATTACTTGGCCCCGGATGCGACGGCTGCGGACAAGAGGCTGGCAGTGCTTTG CCTTCGGTGCCAAGCTCTGCTGTACCTGAggcttttcaaactgaaaaaggaaagtgCATTGAAATACTCCAAAACTCTGACTGAACATCTGAAG AATTGCTACAATAATTCTCAAGCACCATCACCTGGTATGGGAAG CAAACCTGTCGGGATGCCATCTCCAGTCTCTCCAAAGCTGTCTCCAGGGAATTCAGGAAATTACTCTTCCGGGGCAGCCAACCCTTCAGGGAGCGGGTCCTCGGTGACGATCCCGCAGCGCATCCATCAGATGGCTGCCAGCTACGTCCAGGTCACCTCCAACTTCCTCTATGCCACTGAAATCTGGGAACAAGCAGAACAGCTCTCGAGAGAGCAGAAAG AGTTCTTTGCAGAACTGGACAAGGTGATGGGGCCCCTGGTGTTCAACACGAGCATCATGACGGAGCTGGTGCGTTACACGCGGCAGGGCCTGCACTGGCTGCGCCTGGACGCCAAGTGA